The following are from one region of the Capsicum annuum cultivar UCD-10X-F1 chromosome 1, UCD10Xv1.1, whole genome shotgun sequence genome:
- the LOC107847880 gene encoding TATA-binding protein-associated factor BTAF1 isoform X2, with the protein MSEITNSSEEWALKSQTSALVSKNNVLDLWSLFDFLVPGFLGTERQLDLGGSMHEEAGATFHSFESWLDAEARVLAMEALHKQVMPFLLRRTKDEVLSDLP; encoded by the exons ATGTCAGAAATTACAAATTCCAGTGAAGAATGGGCTTTGAAAAGTCAGACGTCAGCTCTTGTTTCCaag AATAATGTGTTGGATCTGTGGTCGCTCTTTGACTTTCTTGTGCCAGGGTTTCTTGGAACTGAAAGACAA TTGGATCTGGGTGGGAGTATGCACGAGGAAGCTGGTGCTACTTTCCATTCCTTCGAGTCGTGGCTTGATGCTGAAGCACGTGTGCTTGCTATGGAAGCATTGCACAAGCAG GTGATGCCTTTTCTCCTTCGTCGGACTAAAGATGAAGTCTTATCTGATCTGCCATAG
- the LOC107847880 gene encoding TATA-binding protein-associated factor BTAF1 isoform X3, translating to MSEITNSSEEWALKSQTSALVSKNNVLDLWSLFDFLVPGFLGTERQLDLGGSMHEEAGATFHSFESWLDAEARVLAMEALHKQDQCGNQI from the exons ATGTCAGAAATTACAAATTCCAGTGAAGAATGGGCTTTGAAAAGTCAGACGTCAGCTCTTGTTTCCaag AATAATGTGTTGGATCTGTGGTCGCTCTTTGACTTTCTTGTGCCAGGGTTTCTTGGAACTGAAAGACAA TTGGATCTGGGTGGGAGTATGCACGAGGAAGCTGGTGCTACTTTCCATTCCTTCGAGTCGTGGCTTGATGCTGAAGCACGTGTGCTTGCTATGGAAGCATTGCACAAGCAG GATCAATGCGGGAATCAAATTTGA
- the LOC107847880 gene encoding TATA-binding protein-associated factor BTAF1 isoform X1 produces MSEITNSSEEWALKSQTSALVSKNNVLDLWSLFDFLVPGFLGTERQLDLGGSMHEEAGATFHSFESWLDAEARVLAMEALHKQVGSFLPAYGLHSSDLFSSRFKLEGLP; encoded by the exons ATGTCAGAAATTACAAATTCCAGTGAAGAATGGGCTTTGAAAAGTCAGACGTCAGCTCTTGTTTCCaag AATAATGTGTTGGATCTGTGGTCGCTCTTTGACTTTCTTGTGCCAGGGTTTCTTGGAACTGAAAGACAA TTGGATCTGGGTGGGAGTATGCACGAGGAAGCTGGTGCTACTTTCCATTCCTTCGAGTCGTGGCTTGATGCTGAAGCACGTGTGCTTGCTATGGAAGCATTGCACAAGCAGGTGGGTTCATTTCTACCTGCATATGGCCTTCACAGTTCGGATCTCTTCTCGTCTAGATTCAAACTGGAAGGTTTGCCTTGA